One genomic segment of Hordeum vulgare subsp. vulgare chromosome 2H, MorexV3_pseudomolecules_assembly, whole genome shotgun sequence includes these proteins:
- the LOC123431115 gene encoding epoxide hydrolase B-like — MAQEIEHTQLPVRGLSLHVAQVGKDELGTVVFLHGFPEIWYSWRHQMQAVAAAGYRAIAPDSRGYGLSDQPPEHEEASWEDLVADVLGILDALSIPKAFVVGKDFGAMPAYDFALRHPGRTRGVACLGIPFSPVPFDFAGTMPEGFYPLRWRQPGRAEADFGRYDVRRVVRTIYVLFSGSEVPVAEQGQETMDLADGSAPLPEWFTEADLDVYAELYENSGFGYPIRMPYGSLDKMATQLDARFEVPVLMVMGENDYVMKLPGFEAAVRGGMMAGFAPDLKVAFVPEGSHFVQEQFPAQVNELLLAFLKDHP, encoded by the exons ATGGCGCAAGAGATAGAGCACACTCAGCTCCCCGTCCGCGGCCTCAGCCTACACGTTGCTCAAGTAGGAAAAG ATGAGCTTGGGACGGTGGTGTTCCTGCACGGCTTCCCGGAGATATGGTACTCGTGGCGCCACCAGATGCAGGCCGTGGCCGCGGCAGGGTACCGCGCCATCGCGCCGGACAGCCGCGGGTACGGCCTGTCGGACCAGCCGCCGGAGCACGAGGAGGCCTCCTGGGAGGACCTCGTCGCCGACGTGCTCGGCATCCTCGACGCCCTCTCCATCCCCAAG GCGTTCGTCGTGGGCAAGGACTTCGGCGCCATGCCGGCGTACGACTTCGCGCTGCGGCACCCGGGCCGCACCCGCGGCGTGGCGTGCCTGGGCATCCCCTTCAGCCCCGTGCCCTTCGACTTCGCCGGCACCATGCCGGAGGGCTTCTACCCGCTGCGGTGGCGCCAGCCGGGGCGGGCGGAGGCGGACTTCGGGCGGTACGACGTCCGGCGCGTGGTGCGCACCATCTACGTGCTCTTCTCCGGCAGCGAGGTCCCGGTCGCCGAGCAAGGCCAGGAGACCATGGACCTCGCCGACGGCTCCGCGCCGCTGCCGGAGTGGTTCACGGAGGCGGACCTCGACGTGTACGCCGAGCTctacgagaactccggcttcggaTACCCGATCAGAATGCCGTACGGGTCACTGGACAAGATGGCGACCCAGCTGGACGCCAGGTTCGAGGTGCCGGTGCTGATGGTGATGGGGGAGAACGACTACGTCATGAAGCTGCCGGGGTTCGAGGCCGCCGTGAGGGGCGGCATGATGGCCGGCTTCGCGCCTGACCTCAAGGTCGCCTTCGTCCCGGAGGGCAGCCATTTCGTGCAGGAGCAGTTCCCGGCGCAGGTCAACGAGCTCCTCCTCGCCTTCCTGAAGGATCACCCGTGA